In Caldisericia bacterium, a genomic segment contains:
- the tsaE gene encoding tRNA (adenosine(37)-N6)-threonylcarbamoyltransferase complex ATPase subunit type 1 TsaE, giving the protein MKKKEVKVKTENSLETIELGERLSYCLKKGDLILVKGELGAGKSTFIKGIGKGFKILNEIKSPSFIIVNEYKGKELSLYHIDLYRINGVEIFELGLKEFLNKGVVAIEWADKVEEFFSDFDLIEVKIEILSENERLINIIIKGEDLIKRCYKFH; this is encoded by the coding sequence GTGAAGAAAAAAGAAGTAAAAGTAAAAACAGAAAATAGTTTAGAAACAATAGAGTTAGGCGAAAGGCTTTCTTATTGTTTAAAGAAAGGCGATTTAATTCTTGTAAAAGGAGAACTTGGAGCAGGAAAATCTACTTTTATTAAAGGTATAGGAAAAGGTTTTAAAATATTAAATGAAATAAAATCTCCTTCTTTTATTATTGTTAATGAATACAAAGGAAAAGAGTTATCACTCTATCATATAGATCTATATAGAATAAATGGAGTTGAAATTTTTGAACTTGGTTTAAAAGAATTTTTAAATAAAGGAGTTGTTGCTATTGAGTGGGCAGATAAAGTTGAAGAATTTTTTTCTGATTTTGATTTAATTGAAGTGAAGATTGAGATTTTAAGTGAAAATGAAAGATTGATTAATATAATAATCAAAGGAGAGGATTTAATAAAAAGA